The genomic stretch AACACATCCCGCACCAGGCCGTTATCCTTGCGAAGAAAAAACCGATCATCCTGAAACGTAACAATGCCCGCCGCGTCCTGGCCCCGGTGCTGAAGTACAGTCAGCGCATCATAGAGCGACTGATTGACGTTGGAAGTACTGACGATGCCGACAATGCCACACATGGATAGCGTATTCTCCGAGTGTTAAAACTGAATGTTAGCGGGACGCGGACGCAGGTTCCACGCCTTCCTGCTGTCTACCGGGTTCCGGCTCTGGCACACCGTCGGGCGCAGGCCCCAGAAAGCGTGCAAATTCATCGCCCAGGGTGCGCCGGGACCAGTCTTCAACGACCGCAAGACGGTCAATGATAATGGACGTTCGCCACCAGGTATCCTGTGCCAGCGGCGTGTATCGCGTGAAGGCGATGGCAACAATCACCACGACCACCCCTCGCAGAAGCCCGAACCCCATGCCAAGAACCCGGTCCGTGGCAGAAAGCCCGGTGGCCCGGATCAGGTGGCCAATCATATTGTTAATGATGGCTCCGACAATGAGCGTGCCAAAGAAGAGAATGGCGAAGGCAGCAATAAGCCTGACCAGAGGCGTTTCTACCGTGCTTTCCAGCAGGCTTTGCATTTGTGGATGGAAGGTTCTGGCAAGGATGAACGCGCCAACCCAGGTCACCAGAGACAGGGCTTCTTTCACGAAGCCCCGCTTCAGACTGATGAGCGTGGAAACTGTAATCAGGGCGATAATGACCCAGTCAATCCAGATCAGCGCTTCCATTGAAAACCCGGTGGAGAAAAGGAAGCGCGAATTCTATCAGGAAACCCCGGTTCACCAAACCGCCTTACCTACATAAAACCGGTTACGCGCGGCTATTTTTCGCCAGTGGTGACCAGGCTGTTGACACCAAACGCCTCATCCAGAGACTGCTTCGCTGCTTCCGCTTCCGATTTGGTGGCAAACG from Marinobacter subterrani encodes the following:
- a CDS encoding CvpA family protein gives rise to the protein MEALIWIDWVIIALITVSTLISLKRGFVKEALSLVTWVGAFILARTFHPQMQSLLESTVETPLVRLIAAFAILFFGTLIVGAIINNMIGHLIRATGLSATDRVLGMGFGLLRGVVVVIVAIAFTRYTPLAQDTWWRTSIIIDRLAVVEDWSRRTLGDEFARFLGPAPDGVPEPEPGRQQEGVEPASASR